The window TTGCCGCCCAAGGAAAAAGTGATGACGAGCATGGAGGAATTGATTCATCAGTTCATTCTGGTAACCCAGGGTGTCAACGCGCCACCCGGCGAAATCTATTTCGGTGCGGAAAACCCGAAGGGCGAACTCGGTTTCTACATTAACAGCAAGGGCGGCGGCACGCCGCATCGCATGAAAATTCGCGCTCCCTCGTTCGTGAATCTCAGCATTTTGCCGTGGCTCCTGCCCGGCAACATGATGAGCGACGTGGTGAGCATTCTTGGCTCGCTGGATTTTGTGATGGGGGAGTGTGACCGATGAAAAACCGCTTAGCCGCAGAGACGCGGAGGGCAGAAAAGAATCCTCAGTCCGCAAGAATCTATACTCTCTGCGGTAAATAAAGAATGAGCTTTTCCGTTCCAGAGCAACTTCAAGCCGAGATTGACGAGTTGATCACTCACTATCCGCAGAAGCGGAGCGCGTCACTCATGGTGTTGCACGCAGTGCAGGATCATTTCGGCTGGATTTCGCGCGAGGCCATCGAGTGGGTCGCGCAGAAGCTGGAACTGCAACCCATCAACATTTACGAGTTGGTGACGTTTTATCCAATGTTCCGGCAGGAGCCGGTTGGCGAAAACCAGATCAAAGTCTGCCGCACGTTGAGCTGCGCGCTGGGCGGTTCAAAGGAGCTTTACCGCCATTTCTGTAAAAAGCTCGAC of the Candidatus Angelobacter sp. genome contains:
- a CDS encoding NAD(P)H-dependent oxidoreductase subunit E, translating into MSFSVPEQLQAEIDELITHYPQKRSASLMVLHAVQDHFGWISREAIEWVAQKLELQPINIYELVTFYPMFRQEPVGENQIKVCRTLSCALGGSKELYRHFCKKLDLDPHKHGLQTTKDGKFSVELVECLASCGTAPVMMCNDDFYEDVTTAKADEVVAQCK